The following nucleotide sequence is from Archocentrus centrarchus isolate MPI-CPG fArcCen1 chromosome 6, fArcCen1, whole genome shotgun sequence.
TCAGCCAAGTGGCAGCAAGAGAGAAAGGTAAGGAAGAGAAGCTCACATTCATCTGGGCTGAATGTGATTCCCCTGAGAATCTCTTCCACTGCATGCTCACCAAGGTTATAAATAACTTTTATTAGGTTTACATGGAATTAGCGCAGATGTTATTTGTCAGTATCTGCTCACAGATATAGACATAGACCTTCTGGCATGAGGAGAAGAAAGAGGGTAAAGTGGTAATAATCAGAGCCACACACAGGATCTCACATGCAAGACGACATGAGTGCAAAAAGAATGAATCTGAATCCCGAAATTTTAATTTGATCATTTGCCATATTGTGGTTTTGAAGCATATCACAGTATCCTTTGGAGGCATGTAAGAAAGCATAATTGCAGATTTCCACTGCCTGCACAGTCAAACACAAACCAGcatggagacagaaaaaaacctTGCAGACTCACAGACTCACAGACTGGGATTTGAACTGAGAACTGTGCagcaataataattaaaatgtctcgACTTGAAGTGAAGTAAGAAAATGTAAACTTTATTGCAACTTTGTCATTCTATGTTATCTGAGTTacagaagagaggaaaacacTCGTAATGGCACAGTCATTGTATTACGTTCATTGCTGATACTGCAATAATCTAGACACCTGTGTCGTCCAGATTTGTCGCATATTAAGGCATGTGGCTTTCTCAGTCTGTAGAGGGAaggaataacacaacaaagCTTTTGCTGCAACTCCTATGTGACCCTACCACAGCATTCCATAACAGCATTATATAatgggaaaaagaaaagctcCTCACATGAAGCGCTATGAGAAATCACAGTGTGTCCATTGTACATTCTGCCCTGGGAGAGATTAAGACGTCAGTGTGTTCACAACATACTGCGTTGCACTAAGACATTTGGTGATCTGATAATAAGCTTCATTAGACCTGAGTGTTTGAGTTGATACAGTAAAAGTTTTAGATCAATCAACACAATCAATTTAATGGAGATAAGTGGTGAGTCTGTATCATCACTGCTGGCCATTTAAGATTGTCCTGTAAGGAACAAATTGATAAAGAAAAGCACTGACAAAGAGCCCTGTCAGCTAACTAACCACATAGAGCAGTACTTCAAGGTATAAAAATTACATCTCCTCTTGGGCTGATTTTAAATATAatccaaaaagaaaatcagtatcatttgcttttcatttgcTTGGAGCATTAAGTCTGGGTTCAAACAGCTGTTACAAGTAAAGAGCTAAACTTAAGAAAGCAATGGAAGTACACATGAGGACAGAAACTGAATTCCTCATGAAGGTTTATGTCAGGTGGCTTCTGCATCTCTGTGATTTAAAATATCAGGTCATGCTTTCAACAATATGAGCTGAATCcagcacagaaactgttttgtCTGAAACATAGCCAATGCTCTCATATGCAAACATGATATGCTTACAAAAGAGCGCATTGTATTTATGTTACTTTGGTTGTGTATTTTGGCTCAACATTTGGGGAAAtaacatttatgtatttttatgctGAAAgtaggctgaaaaaaaaaaaaaatctgtactaCACTCAAATGTGCTTGTAAAGTAACTATAACCAGGAGACACTTAGTGTAACATAAATTTTCGTACTTGCACATAAGAGGCAAGTGAGATGATCTCCAAACTTGTGAGTATTACCAGAGCTGAAAGTGAGATTTTGAATGTTTTGGACCAGGCCAGCGTTATACCTAGTCCAAAGTCTTCATGGCTGCTAGTGGTGGCTTCATAGTCACGAATGTAAGTGAGTAGCAGTattctaggaaaaaaaaaaaagataaaagtaactgattacatttattttcccAAATGTCAAGCTACTTATCCAAAATCACCTTTCCACCCATGCGGTGTCGTTAACAAGATTGTCTTCACAACTTCATTTGTCTCACATGTAAAAATACATCAGcagtcagtaaaaaaaaaagaaccacccATTTAAAAGCTACAGCAGGTTAATAAGAAGGTAAAATCTAATCTAAGTTTAAATATGCAAAGTTACAATGACAGTGGCTTGGCCTCAAGTTCATCAGCATACAGTACAAAGGGACATTCATGGATGTCCAACAGAGTGGTATGTTGAGAAAACTATTCTAAGAACATGTACTCTGGGGTGATAGGCTGTTGTGTCTGATAACTTTGTAAAGCAATGAATATCTGTTACTTGAGGTACATTCATCTTTCATAAAACATCAGCCCTTTGGCCTGATGAGTTCAAGTAAAAGCCTTTCCATTGAGTGAGCAAAACATATGGTACCATGGTGCTTGTATGTAGCTTCCTGTGACCTAATTTCCTGCCAGTAAGCATTTCTCTTGAAAAGCCCTTTTAACCGTCTTCCTTGTCTTTCTGTATCTTCATTTGGTCTTCTTGAGAAATTCAGATTCTTTTAAGCAAACAAGGAGCTTGCTTTGTTCCTCCTTGTGAagagagccagcagcagctACAAATTTAAAGACTGTAGAAATGCAGTATGTAAACACACATACTTCTCTGGAAccattaaaaaaggaaaaaaaaaaaaaaaaaaagcagcagaatggatgaaaaagtccagaaacaaaTCACCAAGAGGTAAAACCaatcagcatttaaaaaaaaaagaagacaaatgacatcaaagaaaaaaaaatacaaattattttgaactgtaaagTGCAAgtataaaaaaagtttttctacAAATTGTCTCAAGACAGCGCTTGAGGCAGGGTCAATGGTCTTTAGTAGAAAAGTGCAAGTTAAGAACAGCAcaagtacttaaaaaaaaaaaagaatttgattaaaaacagtAACAGGATAAATCACATGACTCAGTGGATCGATTATCCGAGTCAGCTTCTCCGTAAGAAAACAGCCACCTCCGTCAGGGGCACAGGGTAGTCCTGTAGAAACGTCCCTCCATCGAACACCTGTGCGTTCTGACTGTCCTGCCATTGAAAGCCTCCATCAGGTAAATATATATCCCTCTGCACTGCCCCCTTCTCCACCACAGGTGCCACTAGGACCTGAAAATACATGTACACATATGCTGTGTGTAAGGGAAACTGCACATGCAAGACATCAGGTTATGGCTGAAGTGGCCAAAGCACGCCAAGTATATTAGCTCCACTAACTCACCTCATCTCCAATGAGGAACTGGTCATTGATGGTGAAGGTCATGGGGTCAGTGGGACTGAGCCACCACATGGGCCGATAGATGGGGTTTCCTGTCATCTGCCACTCCTCTGCATACTTTTCAATCAGTGGTACCACATCCCTCTGGTGCCTTGCTAGGTATTTCCTAGTTAGGTTTAGCACCTACGGATAACCAGTGGAATAAGAGGATAATTTTATTGTGggttacagttaaaaaaaaacaaaacaattggaAACAATTAGGATTATAATGACTTAATTAAAGAAACTGGCTCATAAAAGTGATCACTGCCTATTTGTTGGGCTGTATTGTCATTCAGAACCACTTAGCCTGTTATTCATCCAAATATATTTTCAAGAAATCTGGACCAACGGAGAAACTGAAACCAGGGACAAAAAAAGCGCTTTCCTAAACTAAATCATCCACCACAAGGATTTCAGTACAAGAAAAATATTGACAGTGAGGTCTGCTAAGGACATTTGTGCCATCTCTGCACCCAGACATGCAGACGGAACTCAACAGTCACCCACTGTTGACTTAGTGGGTTTTAACTCTGCCAAAGGCTCTGTTGTCTCCTTTTGCCCAAACGACTTCAGCATTCCTGGAAGGGTCACATCCTCTTCAGAGTCTCacgacaaaaacaaaacttgaccGCCtctataaaaaatgtatttttatgacTTGGGATTAAGACCATTTGTAGGAATGAGCACTGGTTTGAGTGAATCTTTCCCTAATTGAGAAGCCAGGCATATGTGTGGCTTTGAGGTTTTGCTGCTATTCGACTCCAACCTATATGCTGCCGTGACCTGTCTGTGACCGACTGTAGTCTTTCACATTCTGGAAATAAAGGTgcaacaaatttaaaaatactgtaaaacgtTCATAAAAGAGTAATTTATCAAGTGCAATGCAGCAGTCTATCTCCACTAAAATATCTCCTCATCTGGGTTTATAAACTGAAGACCACGCAAGAGACCAAAATGGAAAACATTGCTGCTGTCAAATGCCTTGCTATCCAAAAGGCCTATTTTAATCTTTGTCACGCAACACAAGTCACAACTAATATATTTTGCTGCTTTAGTCCTCTCCTAGTggaaaattttcatttgatcactCCCACCATGTCACACTTGTCAATTACTCATGGAAATCTTAATTGCCACAATAAAGTATTTTTCCAAGACTTGTCCTCAAATTCATTATCATTCCTGCTGAAGTGGCCcttgagagtgagagtgagagtgagccATAAATCTAGAATAGAGATTGTAATTCAAACCAGATGGACTCCTAACCACAGGTGAATGAGATGAGGAAAGGCGGGAAGGGAAGGGGAAGAGAGTTTAGGGTGGgggtttgggggtggggggcattaCCCTTCTTCCTCTGAAGAAGCATAAAGCGTTTTTTGTTCAGGAACCTGAGCTCTGGTACCACATTGTCAAAAGTATCAATACCTGTCATCAGAGACTTTAGgctttgttttcctgctgtgcACAGTGAATAGCATGTTCCTAATTTCCCACGGAGAGGGACATGGGGTTCAGTCCTGCCCCTCCTGCTGAGGAGAGAGTCAGATCTGAGTTTTGATAGATCGGGTCTCAGCAGTCCTCTAGCTCTTCTGCAAAAGCATCGGTGGGAACTTCTCAGCGCTGACCCTCAAAATTGAGGGGGTGGCTGCTGGGTCAATGAACCACTTCTCTAATGTCCCTTTTTTCATCAGCAGCAGGGGGGGAGAGAGGATAATCTTGCACTCCCTTTTAGAACATCTAATTGGCAGCATTCACACCTCACTACACTTGATCTCTCTACAGTAAATTGTCACAAGTGAAAATCTGGTTAACAAGTCGGGAAAAGAATGTGAACCTACTAGGTTGTCACCAATGTGGATGACACAGCTATAATGGCAGCCAACTCAGTTTGTCGGGTGGCTACATGAGGCGACTGGTTATATACCTGGTCCTCTCCAAAGATCCAGGGTGGTGTGTGGAAGCTCATAACAGGAAGAAAGGCTGCAATCTCCAGCCAGCGGATGAACAACTCATCATCTGTGACCAGGTCTCCAGACAGGGAGCCACCTGCACAGAGGCAGGGAAAAAATCACAAAGCAATTAACAGTGGGTATTTGATACATTAAATTtgtacatttacaaaaaaaaacaaagaaagagagaaaacacatcATGTAAGTTGCTATGTTTTCtctattttggacaattttttttaaaaaaaaagataaatttatCATTTTGGATCTGATTTATATTAATTAGTGGCATTTTGTTAGCCAGTGTAAGCTACAACATTATATTAGACAAATCCTTATACAACTCTCACACCTACTTCAGTAATGGATGGTGTTTATTAAATTAACAGTTTGAAATGTTTCATGATAGTCTGAATACAATTATATGAGGCCTCTTTAGTTTCTCTGTGCTACTACTGACAGCTTCCATTTTTCCCCACttcaaagtactttttttttcagagacaTCGGCTTTCTGACTGGCTGTGAGGCACCATCAGAAAAATTTTGAATGTCACAAGAATACATTGTATTTTTGTGTCAGACACCAAAAACACAACTTTGCCAAAGCCACACAAATCAATGGCTGTTTTCTAGTTTtcacaaaaaggcaaaaatatcATTATATGATATatcattatattaaaaaaagggaCCCATAGGCTGTGGTATTACCTACTGCATCAGGAATGAGGAAGTTGTATCCCAGCAAAGTGTGGTGCATCAGGTTGGGAATGATAGCCTTAAGGCCCATTGGGCTCCAATCAGACTGCAGGGGGGTCATCTTCACAAAGAGGGGCTTGTGGCTCGACCTGAGATACAGAAAACCTCATAATAAACATGAGTGTGCCTTACAGGGAGCAATGCCAATGTCAGTTCTTTGACAGATTACCGTGTCCCTGCAGTCATAATGGTGGAATCTCCTATCCTGGTGGCCAGGTCAGCCAGCAGGCTGATGTAACTGTCTCCACCCAGAGACTGAGGTGGCCGAAGTGCCTGCTCCTCAAACAGATTCCCCTCGCCCCCTTCCAGCATGATGTACTCCATCCCTAAATGGGCCTGTAGGGCTCCTACTCTGTCCAGGaaccagctcactgctcctggaTTTGTGATGTTCAGCTTTACACAGAACTTTCCTCGCCACTGGCTCATCACAGGAATCTGGATGGAGGGACAGAGGCAACTGCATTCTAATTGGAGTTTATTTTACACTGCTATTATTTTCTCTATGGATAACTGAGTGATTATAAACCACAGTGCAACTGCTGTTGCAATTATAGATTTCCTGGATTTGTCCATATTGCATTTGCATTGCTCTGCTTTTTATCAAACTGGGACTGATGAATAGAGAGAGCCTGCAGTGCCAGAGGAAAATATCCCCAAATCTCTGTCTGGTTTCATGTTTGATTGAATAAAGTGTTCTAGTAGGTTGAGGAGAGTTCACTGTCAGGAAAAACTGCACTTAACATGAAATGAGAACATGGAGGCTTTTTAAAACTCTGttccacaacaacaacaaacaaaatgaaaacacataaaCCTCAGCTACAAAAGTTCAAATGTGGAGTACACGCAGCTAAGGGGTTTACAGCATGATAGTGTGTGCCTCTCACGCCTCACCAGCTGTCCCTGAGGGGCTGAAGGGAGACTGAGCCAGTAGGCCTCAGTGCCATCAATAAGGGAGGTGTGGAACTGTGTGGTGTCCACACCCAGGAAAGGGGACAGGGTGATGGAAATGTTAAGAAGCTTGACAAGTGGGAGGTCCCTGGTCAGTCTCTTGGACATCCCCCTTTTCCTGCTGTTGAGGTAGTCATGGtcctgcagagagacagaaacaacaATGCTGAGCATCAATAGTTAAATGGTGCTATGAACATACTTCTTATTAAAACTGCTTTGCAGACTTGTAGCTGTGACAATACAATATAACCTCTGCCAGAACCATTTGGCATACGTTATAATCCTTTGGGATTTACATGTTAAGAGTCAAACAGAGATTTTGCATTATATAACTGTGGAACAAAACTTCTTAAGAATATGAAGACTGGCCCCAGGATATGAAGTTGCTGGGGGAAGAAAGGGTAGATTAGATCATATTGTGTAATCTTTtttagaaggttttttttttttttttttggtaatcattcattacttcttcttttttacccagaaaaaagtaaaatacaaaGAAGATGAAATAATGAGTCAGATtctgagctgtttttttaaaattataaaaacgTTACTTCACTTATTGTCTCTGTAATGAACTTAGAAGCTAGGCAAACTTATTAATACCCCAGTCTGTTCAATGCCTGCAAGTCCTTGCACAGTAAAatgaaaactgcaaaataaaagttcGTAGTCTGACTGATAATTTATGAACACTTATAAAACTCGAGTGAGGGAGGATCATCGTTGCCAGTCACACTTCTATGCAGCCTTACACTCTGTGGACAAATTCAATTCCATAAGTTTCCATGCAGGACTGTAGGCTTAACTGGCTCTTCATAGAAGTGATGGAGGGGAACAGGGTGATGTAGCACCAACAGAACTGGTGGTTAATATCTTTGATGTACCAGAAAACTAGAGGTTCTGGATGGAGGAAACTCTTGTTCACCAAATAAAGGCATCTATCATTTATTATTCTTCATATTTTCTCCTTGTCTTTCTGTCCTTTCACACCTGAACATGTAATGGGAACATTACCATTGTACATGTACATAAAGAGATGCCTGAAGATGACCTATTATGGACTGATGGACTGCCTTCTCTTTTGCTGTACAGCCCAGGTCATATTTCAGCATCGAGCTGGGATCATTTGCTCCAGTTGGCTGAGGTCCCTTCAAATCTCAACACACCCAATTCTTTGCCATCCTACAGTTACCACACTCAAAGCAACCTAATATCTATTAGTAGAGGCTCTGTTTGTCTTCTCTCAACtatatttgttttgtaatgGAACATCACCAGGTGTTGACATAGATTCACTTGACTGTAGTCCAGTGGTGTTGTTTCTGGGCAGTTTGCAATAACATTCAAGGAAAGGAACTGGATGAATgtgaaacaataataaaaaaaattgctggtATTGCAATGTACAGAAAAAGATATCTTTAATAAAAGCACACTAGCTATGGACAAGTGTATCAATAAAAAGgtcaaaaatatctgaaaacatGTGATGATGGCGTATCACATTTACAAGctttaaaatcacaaagtgtgCTGAAAATATGTCCTGCATGTTTCTACATAAAGGCAAAAAGCCCTAGTCTGTATTGTTGCAACTTTTCACTGAACCCTCCCTTGTGCCCTGCCTCTAGTGCTCTGGAGATCCACTTAAGAAAACGCTTTCATCTCTATCCCTGACCAGTTGCGGGCCTCTGACCAGTGAACCCTCACCAGCTTTACTGCCTCCACGGTTAAAGAAGTGGATTATGAAAATCTGCAGCTACACTGTTGATGAAATAGATGAAAGAAGAAAGGATGATATGCATCATTCTATTGGCTGCATTAATATATACTTCAGTAGTAAAGGAAGAGAAGTGCTGAAAATAGAAGCTCCATAAAGTGGCTTCTCATTTCAGGACCTTGTATCAACAGACTACAACAACTGGTCATAATGCAAGCATGCCCCCTCTATGTAGCTATACGGTCAACACCATGTGGATACTTGTAATGTTTTTtgatgtataaataaaattttaagctAAATACAATTGGATAAAAACAGATGCCAGTTGGGATGCCAATTAGCAGATAGGGAGagagaaatattttaatttgattgaAGGGAGCTGTGTGGGTGGAGACCaaaattaacattaaaagaGGCACTTTTGTAGCGTGGTAGTAAGTTAAAGAGACagggttattttttatttaaaaaaaaaaatcaccttaaaCTTTAACTTAACTTGAACTTGTAAATCTTGGGTTCTGTATGTTCAAGGTGCAATTTAACCAGTGAGATTTTTGTCCTACCCAGATTGGGCCTGCctctgaaaaaatatttttacaactgAAACTCAACTCTGTGAATTTTAGTTGTGAAAGACTTTAAAGGCTGGGAGAACACACAGCACAGTTCAGTAgccagtgtgtgtctgtatcgTGTACCATATCAGAGAGGAGGGTGGTGGAATGTTCATTGAGGCTGATGACTCCCTCCCCCAGCTGGTGTCTCTTCAGACGATTCGAGAAAGTCCTCATCTCCCTCTCCACCTTCGGCCCCGAATCCATGTTGGCGAGCAGCTTCCAGAATGGCAGCCTGCAGCGCACACAGAGGAATCACACAGGACTAGTTAAGCACAGTTTATGGCTCACTAAAGTTTCAGTCAGTGCTTACCAACCACACCAGTGCGCCACTGTTATGATAGCCAGaaatgaagcagagagaaaTTTTCATCTCGTCTAATCTAAATCTAAACTGAACTAACCGCAGTGCTTTCATGTTGGGCAACTCCCTGCTGTGCTCGGAGAGCTGCTGCACTGCTTCCTGGTGAGCAGCTTTTACACTGTGggccacacacacagtgtactgCAGAGGGAGCCGCTCCATACTTGGAAGTGACTGCAGGCAGAACTGCTGTCTGCTGTCCAGCCCAAGCTGCAGGGGAATATCAGGAGAAACAAGCACTGCGACACCTGCATTATGGGGGAAGCagacaggaacgggtgcaggtCGTTAGCTTACATTATGCTTATCCAACCAAATCTTGCCCTAGGGAGTCAAATAAACAGACATAATATAAAGTTACGGTCCAGGTCTTACATCGATGCAAAAGAATAGTCAGGTAATTCAAACAGTTAAAGAGGTAGAGATCAGTGCAAATAAGATGGTCCATTGCAGATTCCACTTATATGACA
It contains:
- the LOC115782013 gene encoding SITS-binding protein-like translates to MYDNDCFSMTNISWYGGASVRGQTWPINDQNTTMQPFIVSDLKDNPSGFGSALERYFLGSSGVAVLVSPDIPLQLGLDSRQQFCLQSLPSMERLPLQYTVCVAHSVKAAHQEAVQQLSEHSRELPNMKALRLPFWKLLANMDSGPKVEREMRTFSNRLKRHQLGEGVISLNEHSTTLLSDMDHDYLNSRKRGMSKRLTRDLPLVKLLNISITLSPFLGVDTTQFHTSLIDGTEAYWLSLPSAPQGQLIPVMSQWRGKFCVKLNITNPGAVSWFLDRVGALQAHLGMEYIMLEGGEGNLFEEQALRPPQSLGGDSYISLLADLATRIGDSTIMTAGTRSSHKPLFVKMTPLQSDWSPMGLKAIIPNLMHHTLLGYNFLIPDAVGGSLSGDLVTDDELFIRWLEIAAFLPVMSFHTPPWIFGEDQVLNLTRKYLARHQRDVVPLIEKYAEEWQMTGNPIYRPMWWLSPTDPMTFTINDQFLIGDEVLVAPVVEKGAVQRDIYLPDGGFQWQDSQNAQVFDGGTFLQDYPVPLTEVAVFLRRS